The following coding sequences lie in one Synechococcus sp. PCC 7336 genomic window:
- the psbA gene encoding photosystem II q(b) protein, producing the protein MTTLVQRRESGSVWERFCEWVTSVDNRIYVGWFGVLFIPTVLTATICFIIAFVGAPAVDIDGIREPVQGSLFGGNNIVSGAVIPQSAAIGLHFYPIWEAASMDEWLYNGGPYQLIVFHFTIAICCWMGRQWELSYRLGMRPWICVAYSAPVIAALSVLMVYPIGQGSFSDGLPLGISGTFNFMLVFQAEHNILMHPFHMFGVAGVFGGSLFSAMHGSLVTSSLIRETSEEESQNAGYKFGQEEETYNIVAAHGYFGRLIFQYASFNNSRSLHFFLGAWPVVCIWLTGVGVCTMAFNLNGFNFNQSIVDAGGRGVATWADVINRANLGMEVMHERNAHNFPLDLASGEATPVALVAPSLDA; encoded by the coding sequence ATGACAACTCTAGTACAACGTCGCGAAAGCGGCAGCGTATGGGAGCGGTTCTGCGAGTGGGTTACCTCTGTCGACAACCGCATCTATGTGGGTTGGTTTGGCGTTCTCTTTATTCCCACTGTATTAACTGCAACAATTTGCTTCATTATTGCCTTCGTTGGCGCACCTGCTGTTGACATCGATGGCATCCGCGAGCCCGTTCAAGGCTCTCTGTTTGGCGGTAACAACATTGTTTCTGGTGCTGTTATTCCTCAATCTGCCGCGATTGGCTTGCACTTCTATCCCATTTGGGAAGCCGCCTCTATGGATGAGTGGCTTTACAATGGCGGTCCCTACCAGTTGATTGTGTTCCACTTCACGATCGCCATCTGCTGCTGGATGGGTCGTCAGTGGGAGCTGTCTTACCGTCTGGGCATGCGTCCTTGGATCTGCGTAGCTTACTCTGCGCCTGTGATTGCGGCTCTGTCTGTGCTGATGGTTTACCCCATCGGTCAGGGTTCTTTCTCTGATGGTTTGCCCCTAGGGATTTCCGGCACCTTCAACTTCATGCTGGTGTTCCAGGCCGAGCACAATATCCTCATGCACCCCTTCCACATGTTTGGTGTGGCAGGCGTATTTGGCGGTTCTCTGTTCTCTGCCATGCACGGTTCTCTGGTGACCTCCTCTCTGATTCGCGAGACCTCTGAAGAAGAGTCTCAGAATGCTGGTTATAAGTTCGGTCAGGAAGAAGAGACCTATAACATCGTGGCTGCCCACGGTTACTTCGGTCGCTTGATCTTCCAATATGCTTCCTTCAACAACAGCCGTTCTCTGCACTTCTTCTTGGGTGCTTGGCCGGTGGTTTGCATCTGGCTGACGGGTGTTGGCGTTTGCACGATGGCCTTTAACCTGAACGGGTTTAACTTCAACCAGTCGATTGTGGATGCTGGCGGTCGCGGTGTGGCCACTTGGGCTGACGTGATCAATCGGGCTAACTTGGGTATGGAAGTGATGCACGAGCGCAACGCTCACAACTTCCCCCTCGACTTGGCCTCCGGCGAAGCGACCCCTGTTGCGTTGGTTGCGCCTTCTCTTGACGCTTAA
- the upp gene encoding uracil phosphoribosyltransferase yields MANLQLRVYVPPHPLIEHWLAIARDVDTPMPLFRTAIGELSHWLTYEATREWLPTQAIQVQTPLAPCDAKVIDASQPIAIVPILRAGLAMLDRCQAILSNARVYHLGFKRNEETLEASCYLNAFPPQFEANTRVVVTEPMLATGGTMVQTLQELDKRGVDISLVRVLSILAAAPALQRIGEQYPSLQIYTAMIDEHLDDRAYIVPGLGDAGDRAFGTED; encoded by the coding sequence ATGGCTAATTTACAATTGCGGGTCTACGTTCCTCCCCATCCGCTGATCGAGCACTGGCTGGCGATCGCCAGGGATGTCGATACCCCCATGCCCCTGTTTCGAACGGCGATCGGCGAACTCAGCCACTGGCTGACCTACGAGGCGACGCGGGAATGGCTGCCGACCCAAGCCATCCAGGTTCAAACCCCCTTAGCCCCTTGCGACGCTAAAGTGATTGATGCCAGCCAGCCGATCGCGATCGTCCCCATCTTGCGGGCGGGCTTAGCCATGCTCGACAGGTGTCAGGCGATTTTATCCAACGCCCGAGTCTACCACTTGGGCTTTAAGCGCAACGAAGAAACGCTAGAAGCATCCTGCTATCTGAATGCCTTCCCGCCCCAGTTTGAAGCCAACACCCGCGTTGTCGTTACCGAGCCCATGTTGGCGACTGGCGGCACCATGGTCCAAACCTTGCAGGAGCTAGATAAGCGCGGTGTCGATATCAGCTTAGTTAGAGTGCTCTCCATTCTGGCTGCAGCCCCTGCCCTACAACGAATTGGAGAGCAGTATCCCAGTCTGCAAATTTATACGGCGATGATTGACGAACACCTCGACGACCGGGCCTACATTGTGCCGGGGTTGGGGGATGCAGGCGATCGCGCCTTCGGTACTGAAGACTAG